From the Syntrophorhabdaceae bacterium genome, one window contains:
- the nudC gene encoding NAD(+) diphosphatase: protein MDSQFIPYNKAPDIIKSPAFWFIFKANKMLVKEVGHEVMVPIMIRPEEMHIKPIRIHYLGRFQERDCFAAEMSESQSVSKDLAFQSLWQLYDYLDDDIFNIAIRAKQITNWDRTSIFCSRCGSRTKDKDRLRAKECPDCGLVIFPRISPAIIVLVEKEGKILLAKAVRFKEDIYSILAGFVEPGETLEEAVEREVREEVGIEIKNIRYFGSQPWPFPDSLMIGFLAKYKSGRIKIDKEEIVDARWFSPENLPNIPGNISIARRMIDWFLSQHKKG, encoded by the coding sequence ATGGATAGCCAATTCATCCCATACAATAAAGCACCGGATATAATAAAATCACCGGCATTTTGGTTTATATTCAAGGCAAACAAGATGCTTGTAAAAGAGGTTGGTCATGAGGTGATGGTGCCTATAATGATCCGTCCAGAGGAGATGCACATAAAACCAATACGCATTCACTATTTGGGAAGATTTCAGGAAAGAGATTGCTTTGCTGCAGAGATGTCGGAATCTCAGTCTGTTTCCAAGGATTTAGCCTTCCAAAGTCTCTGGCAACTCTACGACTATCTTGATGATGACATTTTCAACATCGCCATAAGGGCAAAACAGATAACTAACTGGGATAGGACAAGTATTTTTTGCAGCAGATGCGGTTCCAGGACAAAGGATAAAGACAGGTTGAGGGCAAAAGAATGCCCTGATTGTGGACTCGTTATTTTTCCTCGGATATCCCCTGCCATAATCGTCCTTGTGGAAAAAGAAGGAAAAATCCTCCTTGCCAAGGCTGTAAGATTCAAGGAAGATATTTACAGTATCCTTGCTGGTTTTGTAGAACCAGGAGAGACATTAGAAGAGGCAGTAGAAAGGGAGGTAAGGGAGGAGGTAGGAATAGAGATTAAGAATATTAGGTATTTTGGAAGCCAGCCCTGGCCATTTCCTGATTCCCTGATGATAGGTTTTTTAGCCAAATATAAAAGCGGTAGGATTAAAATAGATAAAGAAGAGATTGTAGATGCCAGATGGTTTTCGCCTGAAAATCTACCCAATATACCGGGTAATATAAGTATTGCCAGGAGGATGATAGATTGGTTTTTGAGTCAGCATAAGAAAGGCTGA